A genomic stretch from Hymenobacter psoromatis includes:
- a CDS encoding carbamoyl phosphate synthase small subunit, with protein MNQQTTLILEDGTAITGQSFGAHTSVAGEVVFSTAMTGYPENLTDPSFAGQILVLTYPLVGNYGVPGEALYESISRIFESDKIHIAGLVVNYYSDEHSHWNADKSLGDWLKAYNIPGISGVDTRMLTKILREKGAMLGKIVADDHDLPLHDPNLDNLVAQVSAPGVQHYGQGQHKIVLVDCGTKTNIIRCFLTRDVELIRVPWDYDFTTLDYDGLFLSNGPGDPKMCAPTIAHLQKALQQDKPIFGICLGSQLMGLAAGGDTFKLKYGHRSHNQPVRRTGTQRSYITSQNHGFAVDTATLPAEWTMLFENLNDGTCEGIKHQTKPFFSTQFHPEAAGGPQDTEFLFDDFMGAVKAYKANK; from the coding sequence GCGGGCGAAGTCGTGTTCAGCACGGCCATGACGGGCTACCCCGAAAACCTCACCGACCCCTCCTTCGCGGGGCAGATTCTGGTGCTCACCTACCCGCTGGTGGGCAACTACGGCGTGCCCGGCGAAGCGCTCTACGAGTCTATTTCGCGCATCTTCGAGTCCGATAAAATTCATATTGCCGGGCTGGTGGTGAATTATTACTCCGATGAGCACAGCCACTGGAACGCCGATAAAAGCCTGGGCGACTGGCTAAAAGCGTACAACATCCCCGGCATCAGCGGGGTGGATACCCGGATGCTCACCAAAATCCTGCGCGAGAAGGGGGCCATGCTGGGCAAAATCGTGGCCGACGACCACGACCTGCCCCTGCACGACCCCAACCTGGACAACCTCGTGGCGCAAGTGAGCGCGCCCGGCGTGCAGCACTACGGCCAGGGCCAGCACAAAATCGTGCTCGTGGACTGCGGCACCAAAACCAACATCATCCGCTGCTTCCTGACCCGCGACGTGGAGCTGATTCGGGTGCCCTGGGACTACGATTTCACCACCCTCGACTACGACGGCCTCTTCCTGAGCAACGGCCCCGGCGACCCCAAAATGTGCGCCCCCACCATCGCGCACCTCCAAAAAGCCTTGCAGCAGGACAAGCCCATTTTCGGCATCTGCCTCGGCTCGCAGCTCATGGGCCTGGCGGCGGGCGGCGACACCTTCAAGCTCAAATACGGCCACCGCAGCCACAACCAGCCCGTGCGCCGCACCGGCACGCAGCGCAGCTACATCACCAGCCAAAACCACGGCTTCGCGGTCGATACCGCCACGCTCCCCGCCGAGTGGACCATGCTCTTCGAGAACCTCAACGACGGCACCTGCGAAGGCATCAAGCACCAAACCAAGCCGTTTTTCTCCACGCAGTTTCACCCCGAAGCGGCCGGCGGCCCGCAGGATACGGAGTTTCTGTTTGATGATTTTATGGGGGCGGTGAAGGCGTATAAGGCGAATAAGTAG
- a CDS encoding carbamoyl phosphate synthase large subunit: MNKPTKVLILGSGALKIGEAGEFDYSGSQALKALKEEGIRTILINPNIATVQTSEGMADDVYFLPVTPYFVERVIEKEQPDGILVAFGGQTALNCAVALYRAGVFEKHHVRVLGTPVQSIIDTEDRDIFKVKLDQIGVLTARSVACTTMAEALAAGRIIGFPIIVRAAFALGGLGSGFAHNEAELRALAEKSFTIADQILVEESLKGWKEVEYEVVRDAFDNCITVCNMENFDPIGIHTGESIVVAPSQTLSNREYHKLRTIGIQTIRHLGIVGECNIQYALDPVSEDYRVIEVNARLSRSSALASKATGYPLAFVAAKLSLGYSLAELKNSVTQTTTAFFEPALDYVVVKLPRWDLGKFSGVNREIGSAMKSVGEVMAIGRSFEEAIQKGLRMLDTGKRGFVGNAPETLDNETIDRLLSEPNEERIFAINEAFEAGYTLERVHELTRIDHWFLQRLDRIFQLGKQLTAQRATGLDGLETSLLREAKKAGFSDQQLAVQLLGAGDVKADELRVRARRLALGVLPVVKQIDTLAAEFPAKTNYLYLTYHGTENDLAPETERSIAVLGSGVYRIGSSVEFDWCGVNAVQTAAQEGYKTLIINYNPETVSTDYDVSDRLYFEELSYERVLDILEFEQPTGVILSTGGQIPNNLATRLAEAHVPILGTSAASIDEAENRHKFSSIMDELGIAQPRWRELTSLEAMHDFVGEVGYPVLIRPSYVLSGAAMNVVSNAFELENFLQTAADVSAEYPVVVSEFIQEAKEIELDAVADHGEIISYAISEHVEFAGVHSGDATMYYPPQKVYVGTIRKLKNIAEKIARRYQISGPFNIQFLEKDGIIRVIECNIRASRSYPFVSKISGNNLITKATQVLLGKKDIARDDSERVYDLPFVGVKAPQFSFTRLPGADPVLRVDMVSTGEVGCLGDTAEEALLKAMLSVGYKIPAKTVLISGGPIKSKVALLAAVALLVKKGYLIYATQGTHRFFAENSIPSSLLFWPDDHQEPNVLTYLREKKIDLVINIPKNLSKGELDNDYKIRRTAIDFGVPLLTNARLASEFIRAFCLLGMEDLKIKSWGEYREMG, from the coding sequence ATGAACAAACCCACTAAAGTCCTTATCCTCGGTTCCGGCGCGTTAAAAATCGGGGAGGCCGGCGAATTTGACTATTCCGGCTCGCAGGCGCTCAAGGCGCTGAAGGAGGAAGGCATCCGCACCATCCTCATCAACCCCAACATTGCCACCGTGCAAACCTCGGAGGGCATGGCCGACGACGTGTATTTTCTGCCCGTTACGCCCTACTTCGTGGAGCGCGTCATCGAGAAAGAGCAGCCCGACGGCATTCTGGTTGCCTTTGGGGGCCAAACGGCGCTCAATTGCGCGGTAGCGCTGTACCGGGCCGGGGTGTTTGAAAAACACCACGTGCGGGTGCTCGGCACGCCCGTGCAGAGCATTATTGACACCGAGGACCGCGATATTTTCAAGGTCAAGCTCGACCAGATTGGGGTGCTCACGGCTCGCAGCGTGGCCTGCACCACGATGGCCGAGGCCCTGGCGGCGGGCAGAATAATCGGCTTCCCCATCATCGTGCGGGCGGCGTTTGCGCTGGGTGGCCTGGGCAGCGGCTTCGCCCACAACGAGGCCGAGCTGCGGGCGCTGGCCGAAAAATCCTTCACCATTGCCGACCAGATTCTGGTGGAGGAATCCCTGAAGGGCTGGAAGGAAGTGGAGTACGAAGTGGTGCGCGATGCGTTTGATAACTGCATCACGGTCTGCAACATGGAGAACTTCGACCCCATCGGCATCCACACCGGCGAGAGCATCGTGGTGGCCCCGTCGCAGACGCTAAGCAACCGCGAGTACCACAAGCTGCGCACGATTGGCATCCAGACTATCCGGCACCTGGGCATCGTGGGCGAGTGCAATATTCAGTACGCTCTGGACCCGGTGTCCGAGGATTACCGCGTGATTGAGGTCAATGCCCGGCTGTCGCGCTCGTCGGCGCTGGCCTCCAAGGCCACGGGCTACCCGCTGGCTTTCGTGGCCGCCAAGCTGAGCCTGGGCTACTCGCTGGCCGAGCTGAAAAACAGCGTTACGCAGACGACCACGGCGTTTTTTGAGCCGGCGCTCGACTACGTGGTGGTGAAGCTGCCGCGTTGGGACCTGGGCAAGTTTTCGGGCGTGAACCGGGAGATTGGCAGCGCCATGAAGAGCGTGGGCGAGGTTATGGCCATCGGCCGCTCGTTTGAGGAAGCCATTCAGAAGGGCCTGCGGATGCTGGATACCGGCAAGCGCGGCTTCGTGGGCAACGCCCCCGAAACCCTGGATAACGAGACCATTGACCGCCTGCTGAGCGAGCCGAACGAGGAGCGCATCTTCGCCATCAACGAGGCGTTTGAGGCCGGCTATACGCTGGAGCGCGTCCACGAGCTGACCCGGATTGACCACTGGTTTTTGCAGCGCCTGGACCGTATTTTTCAGCTCGGCAAGCAGCTGACCGCGCAACGCGCTACGGGCCTGGACGGGTTGGAAACCAGCCTGTTGCGCGAAGCCAAAAAGGCCGGCTTCTCCGACCAGCAGCTGGCCGTGCAGCTGCTGGGCGCGGGCGACGTGAAGGCCGACGAGCTGCGGGTGCGGGCGCGCCGCCTGGCCCTGGGCGTGCTCCCCGTGGTGAAGCAGATTGACACGCTGGCCGCCGAGTTTCCGGCCAAAACCAACTACCTGTACCTCACCTACCACGGCACCGAAAACGACCTCGCGCCCGAAACCGAACGCTCGATTGCCGTGCTTGGCTCGGGCGTGTACCGCATCGGCTCATCGGTGGAATTCGACTGGTGCGGGGTGAACGCCGTGCAAACGGCCGCGCAGGAAGGCTACAAAACGCTCATTATCAATTATAATCCCGAAACCGTCAGCACCGACTACGACGTGAGCGACCGCCTCTACTTTGAGGAGCTGAGCTACGAGCGGGTGCTGGATATTCTGGAGTTTGAGCAGCCCACGGGCGTGATTCTGAGCACCGGCGGGCAGATTCCCAACAACCTGGCCACCCGCCTCGCCGAAGCCCACGTGCCCATCCTGGGCACCAGCGCCGCCAGCATCGACGAGGCCGAGAATCGCCACAAGTTCAGCAGCATCATGGATGAGCTGGGCATTGCGCAGCCCCGCTGGCGCGAGCTGACTTCGCTGGAAGCCATGCACGACTTCGTAGGCGAGGTGGGCTACCCGGTGCTCATCCGGCCGAGCTACGTGCTGTCGGGCGCGGCGATGAACGTGGTTTCCAATGCGTTCGAGCTGGAGAACTTCCTCCAAACCGCCGCCGATGTAAGCGCCGAATACCCGGTGGTGGTGTCGGAGTTCATTCAGGAAGCCAAGGAAATTGAGCTGGACGCGGTGGCCGACCACGGCGAAATCATCAGCTATGCCATCTCGGAGCACGTCGAGTTCGCGGGCGTGCATTCGGGTGATGCCACCATGTACTACCCCCCCCAAAAGGTGTACGTGGGCACCATCCGCAAACTCAAGAACATTGCCGAGAAAATCGCCCGCCGCTATCAAATCAGCGGCCCCTTCAACATCCAGTTTCTGGAAAAAGACGGCATCATTCGGGTCATCGAGTGCAACATCCGCGCCTCGCGCAGCTACCCCTTCGTGTCGAAGATATCGGGCAACAACCTGATTACTAAAGCCACGCAGGTGCTGCTGGGCAAAAAAGACATCGCCCGCGACGATAGCGAGCGTGTGTACGACCTACCCTTCGTGGGCGTGAAAGCCCCGCAATTCTCCTTTACCCGCCTGCCCGGTGCCGACCCGGTGCTGCGCGTGGACATGGTGAGCACCGGCGAAGTCGGCTGCCTGGGCGACACCGCCGAGGAAGCCCTGCTCAAAGCCATGCTGAGCGTAGGCTACAAAATTCCGGCGAAAACGGTGCTCATCTCGGGCGGCCCCATCAAGTCGAAAGTGGCCTTGCTGGCCGCCGTGGCGCTGCTGGTCAAAAAAGGCTACCTCATCTACGCCACCCAGGGCACCCACCGCTTCTTCGCCGAAAACAGCATCCCCAGCTCGCTCCTCTTCTGGCCCGACGACCACCAGGAACCCAACGTGCTGACGTATTTGCGCGAGAAGAAAATTGACCTGGTAATTAATATCCCCAAAAACCTGTCGAAAGGCGAATTGGATAACGACTACAAAATCCGCCGCACCGCCATTGACTTCGGGGTGCCGTTGCTGACGAATGCGCGGCTGGCGTCGGAGTTTATCCGGGCGTTTTGTTTACTGGGGATGGAGGATTTGAAGA